One part of the Salinivirga cyanobacteriivorans genome encodes these proteins:
- a CDS encoding M16 family metallopeptidase — protein sequence MKISIWAFTMLFLLSAFGAGATEKPRIETYKLKNGLTVILKEDHRQPKVFGVVITRAGAKDDPADATGMAHYQEHMLFKGTQTLGTTNWEKEKPHIDRIFELYDELGQTKNDSTRKAIQKQINEASLAAGEYAILNETSFLINAMGGTRLNAGTGPDQTIYYNQFPPNQIEKWLDLYSERFYKPVFRTFQSELEVVYEEKNMYDDQFFTGLYEAFNKDFFKNHPYGQRTTIGTAEDLKNPSLSKMYKFFTDWYRPNNMALVMVGDFNTEQIKPLIAEKFSKWEKGEVPSHKTYTEEPFDGREFKKVRMSPIPLGAIGFRSPSEKNDDILKWEMTVKVLANTMQTGLLDQLMVNNEMPLATVLNMPYQDYGQTVMIYFPGFFKRLKKGEKKIMAQIERLKKGDFSDDLLEAIKAEMYKTYQLKLESIENQAVNLAYTFTNDKDPQSVYERPQKIKSVTKNDIVEMANKYFTDNRLVMYSKMGFPKKEKLQKPGYEPVVSNTNAKSPYRKKFEQIPSTDYEIEPVDLDKSVLKADIYPKVHLRQSHNPLNDIAQLHIQFNKGRKHDMMLAYTARAMNNAAPEGMNLQQFKEAMGNTNCNYNFYSNNGYIGVSIKGPESKLPEAYDLVSQLIASPTITKDKIKQMYKEEKISRKMEKTEPDMMASGLYNYLIYGDKSPYLNRLPVKDIKRLDPEELFNPFRDALTFEADLFYTGQNSLDETVAEIKTHCPFLAKVKVDGNGFPAPGFRKFEQNEVYFIDHKRAKQSKLFLFINQDKIAPDEVPLVEAFNMYFGGGFSGLVLQEIREYRSMAYSAGANFQLPVQKEHNAIFAGFVGTQCDKTLEALEIFNGLIRDMPEKPERMDMIRNYLVNSAITKKPGFRGLPWKDRTWKREGFDKDPIPDKVKAYQNLTFDDIVKFYEQKIKNKAVVIALVGDAEQISMDGLKKYGDIQVKEWDDVFTK from the coding sequence ATGAAAATTTCCATTTGGGCATTTACAATGCTCTTTTTGCTCTCTGCATTCGGAGCAGGTGCAACCGAAAAACCCCGTATTGAAACCTACAAACTAAAAAACGGACTCACCGTAATTCTTAAAGAAGATCACCGGCAGCCAAAAGTCTTTGGCGTTGTCATTACCAGGGCGGGCGCTAAAGATGATCCTGCCGATGCCACCGGTATGGCACATTACCAGGAGCATATGCTTTTTAAAGGTACCCAAACCCTGGGTACAACAAACTGGGAAAAAGAAAAACCACATATCGACCGAATTTTCGAATTATATGATGAATTGGGTCAAACTAAAAATGATTCAACCCGGAAAGCAATTCAGAAGCAGATTAATGAAGCCTCTCTGGCTGCAGGTGAGTATGCAATATTAAATGAAACCAGCTTTTTGATAAATGCAATGGGCGGTACCCGGCTTAATGCCGGAACAGGACCCGACCAAACTATTTATTACAATCAGTTTCCGCCCAACCAGATTGAAAAATGGCTCGACCTTTATTCTGAAAGGTTTTATAAACCCGTATTCAGAACTTTTCAATCGGAGTTGGAGGTCGTATATGAAGAAAAAAATATGTATGATGACCAGTTTTTTACCGGATTATACGAGGCCTTCAATAAAGATTTTTTCAAAAATCACCCATATGGGCAACGCACCACAATTGGAACGGCCGAAGACCTGAAAAACCCATCGCTTAGTAAAATGTATAAATTTTTCACCGATTGGTATCGCCCCAATAATATGGCACTGGTGATGGTAGGCGATTTTAACACAGAACAAATAAAACCACTGATTGCAGAAAAGTTTAGTAAATGGGAGAAAGGTGAGGTTCCTTCACATAAAACTTACACAGAAGAACCATTTGATGGACGCGAATTCAAGAAAGTCCGTATGTCGCCTATTCCGCTTGGAGCCATTGGTTTTCGTTCTCCATCTGAAAAAAACGATGATATTTTAAAGTGGGAAATGACCGTGAAGGTGCTTGCCAATACAATGCAAACCGGCTTACTCGATCAATTAATGGTCAATAATGAGATGCCTTTGGCAACTGTTTTAAACATGCCCTACCAGGACTATGGCCAAACAGTAATGATTTACTTCCCGGGCTTTTTTAAACGCCTTAAAAAAGGTGAGAAAAAAATAATGGCCCAAATAGAACGACTCAAAAAAGGCGATTTTTCTGATGATCTTTTGGAGGCCATAAAAGCCGAAATGTATAAAACTTATCAGTTAAAGCTTGAGTCTATCGAAAACCAGGCTGTCAATCTTGCCTATACATTTACCAATGATAAAGACCCACAAAGTGTGTATGAACGACCACAAAAGATTAAGTCGGTTACTAAAAACGATATCGTTGAAATGGCCAATAAATACTTTACCGATAACCGGCTTGTCATGTATTCAAAAATGGGATTCCCCAAAAAAGAAAAACTTCAGAAACCCGGTTACGAGCCTGTTGTGTCCAACACCAATGCCAAATCGCCCTATCGCAAAAAGTTTGAGCAAATTCCCTCGACCGATTATGAAATAGAGCCTGTTGATTTGGACAAATCAGTCCTTAAAGCTGATATATATCCCAAAGTGCATCTTCGCCAGTCGCATAACCCACTCAATGATATTGCGCAGCTGCATATACAGTTTAATAAAGGTCGCAAACATGATATGATGCTAGCATACACCGCTCGCGCTATGAACAATGCAGCTCCTGAAGGAATGAATTTGCAGCAGTTTAAAGAGGCAATGGGGAATACAAACTGTAATTATAATTTTTATTCAAATAATGGTTATATCGGAGTCAGCATTAAAGGTCCAGAAAGTAAATTGCCCGAGGCATATGACCTGGTTAGCCAATTAATTGCCAGCCCGACCATCACCAAAGACAAGATTAAGCAAATGTACAAAGAGGAAAAAATATCCCGCAAAATGGAAAAGACTGAGCCGGATATGATGGCTTCGGGATTGTACAATTACTTGATTTATGGTGATAAGTCGCCTTATTTAAATAGACTGCCTGTAAAAGATATTAAAAGACTTGATCCTGAAGAACTTTTTAATCCTTTTCGTGATGCGTTGACTTTCGAAGCCGATTTGTTTTACACCGGCCAAAACAGCCTTGATGAAACTGTGGCCGAGATTAAAACACATTGTCCGTTTTTAGCTAAGGTAAAGGTTGACGGAAATGGTTTCCCGGCTCCCGGCTTCAGGAAATTTGAGCAAAATGAGGTCTATTTCATTGATCATAAGCGTGCAAAACAAAGTAAGCTGTTCTTATTTATTAATCAGGATAAGATAGCACCCGATGAGGTTCCTTTGGTAGAAGCATTTAATATGTATTTTGGCGGTGGCTTTTCTGGTCTTGTGCTGCAGGAAATACGTGAATACAGAAGCATGGCATACTCTGCTGGGGCCAATTTTCAATTGCCCGTTCAGAAGGAACACAATGCCATTTTTGCCGGTTTTGTTGGCACGCAGTGCGATAAAACCCTCGAAGCATTGGAGATTTTTAACGGACTTATCCGTGATATGCCTGAAAAACCTGAAAGAATGGACATGATCAGAAATTACCTGGTAAATTCTGCAATTACTAAAAAACCAGGTTTCAGGGGCTTGCCCTGGAAAGACAGAACCTGGAAGCGGGAAGGGTTTGATAAAGATCCTATCCCGGATAAAGTGAAGGCGTATCAGAATCTCACATTCGATGATATTGTGAAATTTTATGAACAAAAAATAAAAAATAAAGCCGTTGTGATAGCTTTGGTGGGAGATGCCGAACAAATAAGCATGGACGGACTTAAAAAATATGGAGATATCCAGGTAAAAGAGTGGGACGATGTCTTTACGAAATAA